From Phaeocystidibacter marisrubri, the proteins below share one genomic window:
- a CDS encoding glycosyltransferase family 2 protein, which translates to MKSIAVAILNWNGRPLLERFLPSVLQHSDQGDVIVIDNGSTDDSIEWLKSHHPDVRIIALESNSGYAGGYNEGMKQIEHEYVVLLNSDVEVTKNWLQPILDRFASDEQIGAIQPKILSLNEPSKFEYAGAAGGFIDQLGYPFCRGRIFYFTEEDKGQYNDAMPVFWSTGACLAVRAEAYHKAGELDPQFFAHMEEIDLCWRMQRNGYSCWVEPASEVYHLGGGTLSSQSTQKTYLNFRNNLILLTKNLPQRKILSVILARLILDGVAGIQFALKGQIPHTLAIVKAHFHFYGRYGKIVKRRSGEFPWPLTGVYRQSIVRQVFLGGMKSFDKLTKSAFTFPKASRNS; encoded by the coding sequence ATGAAGTCAATTGCCGTAGCCATTCTGAATTGGAATGGACGCCCCCTGCTTGAACGTTTTCTGCCCAGTGTACTCCAACATAGTGATCAAGGTGATGTCATTGTTATCGACAATGGCAGTACGGATGACTCTATTGAATGGCTGAAGTCGCACCATCCCGATGTTCGCATTATTGCTCTTGAATCGAATTCAGGATACGCGGGAGGCTACAACGAAGGCATGAAGCAAATTGAACACGAATATGTGGTTTTGCTCAACTCGGATGTAGAGGTAACCAAAAACTGGCTTCAACCCATTCTAGATCGCTTCGCATCTGATGAACAAATAGGTGCAATTCAACCTAAAATTCTCTCGCTGAACGAGCCGTCTAAATTTGAATACGCAGGAGCGGCTGGAGGGTTCATTGACCAACTGGGGTACCCGTTCTGCAGAGGTAGAATTTTCTATTTCACGGAAGAAGACAAAGGTCAGTACAACGACGCCATGCCCGTGTTTTGGTCAACCGGTGCCTGCTTAGCCGTTCGCGCTGAGGCTTACCACAAGGCGGGTGAGCTAGATCCACAGTTCTTTGCGCACATGGAGGAAATCGATCTCTGCTGGCGCATGCAACGAAACGGCTATTCGTGTTGGGTAGAACCCGCAAGTGAAGTGTATCACTTAGGAGGCGGAACTCTTTCTAGTCAATCCACCCAAAAAACCTACTTGAACTTTCGCAATAACCTCATCCTACTTACAAAGAATTTGCCTCAGCGTAAGATTCTCAGTGTCATTTTAGCCCGACTCATCTTAGATGGTGTGGCAGGAATCCAGTTTGCCTTGAAAGGACAAATTCCACATACACTGGCCATTGTAAAGGCGCATTTTCACTTTTACGGCAGATATGGTAAGATTGTAAAGAGACGCTCTGGCGAGTTCCCATGGCCACTCACAGGAGTGTATCGTCAAAGCATCGTTCGACAAGTTTTCTTGGGCGGTATGAAGTCGTTCGACAAACTGACGAAATCAGCCTTTACCTTTCCTAAGGCAAGCCGAAATAGCTAA
- a CDS encoding GWxTD domain-containing protein produces MRNSVYTIFFLLFSVSSLAKLPSIEVFMSQYWHPASGPYIELYVFSDPSTLRFEPIDSKFHSGIQIDIHIKDGDETIAEKSEQVLSPALVDTNNSFEIVHLMKLAIPDGKWQIELKLSDIYGQYYKVLKDSIEIVGPKAFMLSKLQLTLPLAPSPAWNRYGIPVYPKSLEGVSYFPTEDTLIQLYSEIYQPKDEDAVAVYTSFIEANSGRTVSNSERVFRKSAAPLTPLAVRYDIRELPTGSYFAKLWIKNREGVVIASDSVKFGRYNTRVNTNMELELPPDYISFIPPNTSLEDLKRMVDCLHPISTDHQIIQARGLVKDGDSTQLHKYVDAFWNRQSPTNPAAAFNQYMERIAEADERFGMGNRPGYLTDRGRVWMQYGEPSNTESSNFDNATYPWEIWRYDRLLAPNRPSQVNKVFIFVNRDVAGNNFRLEHSDANGENYNPQWKYQVNRVGTPPGIDGRSSNTNSDPFGTRLNNNSIMNGSTSSGYERR; encoded by the coding sequence ATGAGAAATTCTGTTTACACGATCTTCTTTCTTCTCTTTTCGGTTTCCTCCCTCGCGAAGTTGCCGTCTATAGAAGTGTTCATGAGTCAGTATTGGCACCCTGCATCAGGGCCATATATCGAGCTGTATGTCTTCTCAGACCCTTCCACTCTTCGGTTTGAACCGATCGATTCCAAGTTTCATTCGGGAATTCAAATTGACATTCATATTAAGGATGGAGACGAGACGATTGCCGAAAAATCAGAACAAGTTCTCTCTCCTGCCCTCGTAGACACGAACAATTCTTTTGAAATTGTTCATCTCATGAAATTGGCTATTCCAGACGGTAAATGGCAAATCGAGCTGAAATTGTCGGATATCTATGGACAATACTATAAAGTCCTAAAAGATTCCATCGAGATCGTAGGGCCAAAAGCTTTCATGCTCTCCAAGTTACAGCTCACCTTGCCTTTGGCACCTTCCCCTGCCTGGAATCGCTACGGAATTCCGGTGTATCCAAAATCTCTTGAAGGTGTTTCCTACTTCCCTACTGAAGACACGTTGATTCAACTCTATTCTGAAATCTATCAACCGAAAGATGAAGATGCCGTAGCTGTTTACACCTCCTTTATTGAAGCAAACTCTGGCAGAACGGTTTCTAACTCCGAACGAGTATTCCGAAAGTCGGCCGCTCCACTTACCCCCCTCGCCGTTCGATATGACATCAGGGAATTGCCTACAGGAAGTTATTTTGCCAAGCTTTGGATTAAGAATCGAGAAGGTGTAGTGATCGCCTCCGACTCTGTGAAGTTTGGTCGATATAACACGAGAGTGAATACCAATATGGAATTAGAGCTTCCTCCTGATTATATCTCATTTATTCCTCCCAACACTTCGCTTGAAGACTTAAAGCGTATGGTTGATTGTCTCCACCCGATTTCAACAGACCATCAAATTATACAAGCGAGAGGTCTCGTGAAAGACGGGGATTCCACGCAACTTCACAAGTATGTAGATGCGTTTTGGAACCGTCAGAGTCCTACGAACCCTGCAGCGGCATTCAACCAATATATGGAGCGCATTGCCGAAGCCGATGAACGATTTGGAATGGGAAATCGTCCGGGGTACTTAACCGACCGCGGAAGAGTGTGGATGCAATACGGGGAACCGAGCAATACAGAGTCGAGCAACTTCGACAACGCCACCTATCCATGGGAAATTTGGCGCTATGATCGATTGTTGGCTCCAAATAGGCCGAGTCAAGTGAATAAGGTCTTTATTTTTGTCAATCGCGATGTTGCGGGAAATAATTTCCGTCTAGAACACTCTGATGCCAACGGCGAGAACTACAATCCTCAATGGAAGTATCAAGTGAACCGTGTGGGTACTCCTCCGGGAATTGACGGTAGATCCAGCAACACGAACAGCGATCCATTTGGAACGCGATTGAACAACAACAGCATCATGAACGGAAGTACTTCTTCTGGTTATGAACGTAGATAA
- a CDS encoding SixA phosphatase family protein yields MKTLYLVRHAKSSWQYDDIDDYDRPLKGRGIRDAHMISQWLADEMSAPSMLVSSPATRALHTAMIFARTLNFPFADIKVDDRLYMATSDHLISFLHELSDDLDSVMVFGHNPTITNFVNRCVDQRVDNVPTSGVVCLHFAEEHWKDVQDSAELLYFDYPKKRKKSHS; encoded by the coding sequence ATGAAGACTCTCTACTTGGTTCGGCATGCCAAGAGTTCTTGGCAATACGATGACATCGACGATTACGATCGACCTCTAAAGGGACGCGGAATTCGCGATGCGCATATGATCTCCCAATGGTTAGCCGATGAAATGTCCGCGCCAAGCATGTTAGTGAGTAGTCCCGCTACCCGCGCGCTTCATACGGCTATGATTTTTGCCCGAACGCTGAATTTTCCTTTTGCAGATATCAAGGTAGACGACCGACTTTACATGGCCACTTCAGATCACTTGATATCCTTCTTACACGAACTTTCTGACGATCTAGATTCTGTGATGGTTTTTGGACACAATCCAACCATCACAAATTTTGTGAATCGCTGTGTAGATCAGCGAGTAGACAATGTTCCAACATCAGGCGTGGTGTGTTTACACTTTGCAGAAGAACACTGGAAAGACGTACAAGATAGTGCCGAATTGCTTTACTTTGACTACCCCAAAAAGAGGAAGAAAAGCCATTCATGA
- the ppk1 gene encoding polyphosphate kinase 1 yields the protein MKERERYVNRDLSWLRFNARVLQEAADSSVPLIERIRFLGIFSNNLDEFFRVRYASVKRMHALKGKKVKAQLGGWSPNKLLKAMTDEVISQQREATRIYDELILELKSEGVEIINEQNLTHSQQMFVRKYYVEKVSPSVFILLLNDRREFPELRDKSIYLAIKLIQDADPNNPVYSLIEVPSELIGRFVILPKYGKHYIMYLDDLIRFNLKYAFFIYPFDRIEAHTIKITRDAELDLDNDVSKSFLEKIEKGLKARKIGDPVRFVYDKELPKDYLHYFKGKMELDSFDSLISGGRYHNKKDLMKFPNVGRKDLEYDKLEPMYHPDLDLERSILGVVKEKDVLIFLPYHTFSYVIRFLREAAIDPLVEQIQITLYRLADESRVISALINAAKNGKQVTVVIELQARFDEEANIYWTEKLRAEGVNVISGVPGLKVHSKVTLVQRREGKKLVDYTIIGTGNYHEGTAKLYTDYHLMTSDTRITKEIRQIFEFIRANYLQFTYDHLIVSPHSTRQRFLELIDQEIENAKAGKQASMFLKMNSLSDYDMVDKLYEASNAGVKIRLIIRGICCLIPGVPGLSENIEAISVIDRYLEHSRVYFFENAGKPKCYIASADFMTRNLDYRLEVSVPIFSQSVMREIRDHMEIIWKDNVKSRIHNAEQDNTYRKIPGPRIRSQMAMAEYVANQLKRGGRK from the coding sequence ATGAAAGAGAGAGAACGCTATGTCAATCGCGACTTATCCTGGTTGCGATTCAATGCTCGTGTATTACAAGAAGCCGCCGATTCTTCGGTACCCCTGATTGAACGAATTCGATTTTTAGGGATTTTTTCCAACAACTTGGATGAATTCTTTCGTGTTAGATATGCATCGGTAAAGCGGATGCACGCCCTAAAAGGGAAGAAAGTAAAAGCTCAATTGGGAGGTTGGTCGCCGAACAAGTTGTTGAAGGCTATGACCGACGAGGTGATTTCTCAACAAAGAGAAGCAACGCGCATTTATGACGAATTGATTCTAGAACTCAAGTCGGAAGGCGTTGAGATTATCAACGAGCAGAATCTTACGCATTCTCAGCAAATGTTTGTGCGGAAGTACTACGTTGAAAAAGTGAGTCCTTCTGTTTTCATCCTCCTGCTCAACGATAGAAGAGAGTTTCCAGAACTGCGAGATAAGAGCATCTACTTGGCTATTAAGCTCATTCAAGATGCCGATCCCAACAATCCAGTCTATTCTTTAATTGAGGTTCCTTCTGAATTGATTGGGCGATTTGTGATTTTGCCAAAATACGGCAAACATTACATCATGTATCTCGATGATTTGATTCGGTTTAACCTCAAGTACGCCTTCTTCATTTATCCGTTCGACCGCATTGAGGCACATACCATCAAGATCACTCGTGATGCGGAACTCGACCTGGATAACGACGTGTCGAAGAGCTTCTTAGAAAAGATCGAAAAAGGACTCAAAGCACGAAAAATAGGCGATCCCGTTCGTTTTGTTTACGATAAAGAGCTTCCCAAAGACTACCTCCATTACTTCAAGGGTAAGATGGAATTGGACAGTTTCGACAGTTTGATTTCAGGAGGTAGATACCACAACAAAAAAGACCTGATGAAATTCCCAAATGTGGGAAGAAAGGACTTGGAATACGACAAGTTGGAGCCGATGTATCATCCCGACCTAGACTTGGAACGATCCATTCTAGGTGTTGTAAAAGAGAAGGATGTATTGATTTTCCTTCCATACCATACTTTTAGTTACGTGATTCGCTTCTTGCGAGAAGCAGCGATCGACCCGCTGGTTGAGCAAATTCAAATTACGCTCTATCGCTTGGCAGACGAGAGTCGGGTGATTTCTGCCCTCATCAATGCCGCTAAGAACGGTAAGCAAGTTACCGTGGTGATTGAATTGCAAGCGCGATTTGATGAAGAGGCGAACATTTATTGGACAGAAAAGCTCAGGGCAGAAGGGGTAAATGTGATTAGCGGAGTGCCTGGCTTGAAAGTGCACAGCAAGGTTACACTAGTCCAACGTCGTGAGGGTAAGAAGCTCGTCGATTATACCATCATTGGCACAGGAAACTATCACGAAGGAACTGCGAAGCTCTACACTGATTATCACTTGATGACTTCTGATACGCGAATTACAAAGGAGATTCGCCAGATCTTTGAATTCATCCGAGCCAATTATCTCCAGTTTACTTACGACCACTTGATTGTAAGTCCGCATTCAACCCGTCAGCGCTTCTTAGAGTTAATTGACCAGGAGATAGAGAATGCCAAAGCGGGAAAACAGGCTTCCATGTTCTTGAAGATGAATAGCTTGTCTGATTACGATATGGTAGATAAGCTTTATGAAGCCAGCAACGCAGGAGTGAAAATCCGACTGATTATTCGCGGTATTTGTTGCTTGATTCCTGGAGTTCCGGGCTTGAGTGAAAATATTGAAGCCATCAGTGTAATCGACAGATACTTAGAACATAGCCGTGTTTACTTCTTTGAAAATGCGGGTAAACCGAAGTGTTATATTGCTTCGGCTGACTTCATGACTCGAAATTTGGATTACCGATTAGAAGTTAGTGTTCCTATCTTTAGCCAAAGTGTGATGCGTGAAATTCGCGATCACATGGAGATTATTTGGAAAGACAATGTGAAATCTCGAATTCACAACGCAGAACAAGACAATACCTACCGCAAGATACCTGGACCCCGCATACGTTCTCAAATGGCCATGGCCGAATACGTTGCAAACCAGCTGAAGCGAGGAGGGAGGAAATAG
- a CDS encoding Ppx/GppA phosphatase family protein, with protein sequence MKLKKLGAIDIGSNSVRLLITNVIHEPTKGYTYYKKSSMIRLPIRLGADSFMKGKITRSNRQRMLEGMKAYESIMKVHGVEDYRACATSAMREAVNGQKLVKKIKKATGINIEIIDGEEEARLIFESKLFDRVQPAESRFLYIDVGGGSTELTLLEGGDIVTSRSFKVGTVRLLNQMDTASEWVEMKTWIEQNVTPGSDLAMIGSGGNINKLHKMSGKKINEPLTMRYLNAQAKILSALTRDEKVTELGLNFDRADVIEPALSIYKSAMQWAHSRHMYVPKIGVSDGIVRDLYHRKYKDELEG encoded by the coding sequence ATGAAGCTGAAGAAGCTCGGTGCAATTGACATTGGATCAAACTCTGTTCGATTGCTGATTACGAACGTCATTCACGAACCTACGAAGGGATATACGTATTACAAGAAATCTAGCATGATCCGATTGCCGATTCGCTTGGGTGCCGATTCCTTTATGAAGGGAAAAATCACACGTTCTAATCGCCAGCGAATGTTGGAAGGCATGAAGGCCTATGAATCGATTATGAAAGTTCATGGAGTGGAGGACTATCGCGCCTGCGCTACCAGTGCCATGCGCGAAGCAGTGAACGGACAGAAATTGGTGAAGAAGATTAAGAAGGCCACGGGAATCAACATCGAAATTATTGATGGAGAGGAAGAGGCTCGACTCATATTTGAATCCAAATTGTTTGACCGTGTTCAACCCGCTGAATCCCGATTTCTTTATATCGACGTAGGGGGTGGATCAACAGAGCTCACCTTACTAGAAGGAGGAGATATCGTCACTTCTCGTAGTTTCAAAGTGGGTACAGTTCGACTCCTCAATCAAATGGACACGGCTTCAGAATGGGTTGAGATGAAAACGTGGATTGAACAAAATGTTACACCTGGTAGCGATTTGGCCATGATAGGTTCGGGTGGTAACATCAACAAACTTCACAAGATGAGCGGTAAGAAGATCAATGAACCGCTCACGATGCGTTATTTAAATGCTCAGGCTAAAATCCTTTCTGCTCTTACTCGAGATGAGAAAGTAACCGAGTTGGGCTTGAACTTCGACCGAGCTGATGTAATCGAACCAGCATTGAGCATTTACAAGAGTGCCATGCAATGGGCACACTCGCGTCACATGTACGTTCCCAAGATAGGTGTGAGTGACGGTATTGTGAGAGATCTCTATCACCGCAAGTACAAGGACGAGCTGGAGGGGTGA
- a CDS encoding thioredoxin family protein has translation MVHPVDDTTFESKINEGGIVAVKYYADWCGSCKLFAPKFRRISDEDEMSDVTFLDVNAEVSEKARKLAGVDNLPFLAVFKDGELVEGSATSKEEYLRKMIEKAKNA, from the coding sequence ATGGTACATCCAGTAGACGATACAACTTTCGAATCTAAAATTAATGAGGGCGGCATTGTTGCTGTGAAATACTACGCCGATTGGTGTGGTTCATGTAAGCTCTTTGCTCCTAAATTTCGCCGCATTTCTGATGAAGATGAAATGAGCGATGTAACCTTCTTGGATGTCAATGCTGAGGTAAGTGAAAAGGCTCGTAAGCTTGCAGGCGTTGACAATCTGCCTTTCCTAGCCGTATTCAAAGACGGAGAACTTGTAGAAGGAAGCGCTACAAGCAAAGAAGAGTATCTCAGAAAAATGATTGAAAAAGCGAAGAACGCATGA
- a CDS encoding DUF6952 family protein, translated as MKVPVIRNLVKTYSIEELRAAENALLEEQPLAIEVGGDDEGEQLTHIIGALEILENIQKGMKEGEALRAFTSRVRNSIS; from the coding sequence ATGAAAGTTCCTGTGATTCGCAATCTCGTTAAGACGTATTCTATTGAAGAACTGCGTGCAGCAGAGAATGCTCTGCTTGAAGAACAACCACTTGCTATAGAGGTAGGTGGAGACGATGAGGGTGAGCAGTTGACTCACATCATCGGAGCCTTGGAGATTTTAGAGAATATTCAAAAAGGCATGAAAGAAGGAGAAGCATTGCGTGCATTTACTTCACGTGTGCGGAATTCTATCAGTTAG
- a CDS encoding YceI family protein yields MSTQKWALDTTHTNIQFKAKHLMITTVTGNFGSVEGSVEMEGEDFTTGKYTFAADVASVTTGSQDRDNHLRSDDFFNAEEYPKLTFVGSEVSNVKDNEFDLTGEMTIRDVTKPVTIRIEVGGTVVDPWGNTKAAFSFKGSLNRKDFGLKFHVVNEAGNLLVSDEIKLEGEVQLAKVAEEVEA; encoded by the coding sequence ATGAGTACTCAAAAATGGGCACTAGACACCACTCACACTAACATTCAATTCAAGGCAAAGCACTTGATGATTACTACTGTTACTGGGAACTTTGGTTCAGTAGAGGGATCAGTAGAAATGGAAGGTGAAGATTTCACTACAGGTAAGTACACCTTTGCAGCAGATGTAGCAAGTGTAACTACGGGTTCACAAGATCGCGACAACCACTTGCGCAGTGATGATTTCTTCAATGCAGAAGAATATCCAAAATTGACTTTTGTGGGTAGCGAAGTTTCGAATGTGAAAGACAATGAGTTTGACTTAACAGGAGAGATGACCATACGCGACGTAACCAAGCCTGTAACCATCCGAATTGAAGTAGGGGGAACGGTTGTAGACCCATGGGGAAATACAAAGGCTGCCTTTTCATTTAAAGGTTCATTGAACCGCAAGGACTTCGGCTTGAAGTTCCACGTTGTCAATGAAGCAGGTAATTTGCTAGTAAGCGATGAAATTAAGCTTGAAGGCGAAGTGCAGCTTGCAAAAGTGGCTGAAGAAGTGGAAGCTTAA
- a CDS encoding acyl-CoA thioesterase, translating into MEYNFPQTKRLDIRWSDIDPNFHMRHSVYYDFGAAQRTEVLNAIGLTMAVFAREKVGPVLFEEKCQFKRELHFGDEVDIKVEIVGLSRDFERFAFRHTFVKTDGTIAAILTLNGAWIDTVKRKLTLPPKMIEEAFDKLPKADDFEWIATSKSPK; encoded by the coding sequence ATGGAGTATAACTTTCCACAGACCAAGCGTCTAGATATACGATGGAGCGACATCGACCCGAATTTCCACATGCGCCATTCTGTTTACTATGATTTTGGTGCTGCACAGAGAACCGAAGTATTGAATGCCATTGGACTCACCATGGCTGTATTTGCCAGAGAGAAAGTAGGTCCTGTTCTATTTGAAGAAAAATGTCAATTCAAGCGAGAACTTCACTTTGGAGATGAAGTGGACATTAAGGTTGAAATTGTCGGACTATCTAGGGATTTTGAGCGCTTCGCATTTCGTCACACCTTCGTAAAGACTGATGGTACCATCGCAGCCATCCTCACCTTGAATGGTGCGTGGATAGACACCGTTAAGAGAAAACTCACTCTTCCTCCGAAAATGATTGAAGAAGCATTTGATAAGCTTCCCAAGGCTGATGACTTTGAATGGATTGCCACCAGTAAGAGTCCGAAGTAA
- a CDS encoding alpha/beta hydrolase-fold protein — MNKLCINFGRLWLFMLMVGAMSCSKSTITVEIQVEDTSGLKPDSVYIVGNTPELGNWNPAITLMEKVDDYYVFTLEMKKEESIEFKFTLGDWAKEGMIENGDGGNIVLSPKTDTSVVFSVKSWHRPEPTSTAVGNVFQWNVADPKGELAPRKLHIYLPKNYERDSTATYPVLYMMDGQNLFDERFSTSMGEWGIDEYLESDTASKVIVVGVENSVNRMEEYMDYVKGKPFREWLAHFIFPKVDSAFRTDTNRRFVGGSSAGGALAYMMRREYGRSGRNRVDGVLCFSPALYVNTEEDQYSIFLADELESRPYPRVPIYFDIGGKGVDRILLEGTEMLKKHYPENSSASPVYKYVVDLNDDHNETAWRKRFPAALEWLLANDRN; from the coding sequence ATGAATAAACTCTGTATAAACTTTGGTCGATTGTGGCTTTTCATGTTGATGGTAGGGGCGATGTCGTGCTCTAAATCTACCATTACCGTAGAAATTCAAGTTGAAGATACATCTGGTTTAAAGCCAGATTCGGTTTACATAGTAGGCAATACTCCAGAGCTAGGAAATTGGAATCCAGCCATTACCTTGATGGAGAAGGTTGACGATTACTATGTTTTTACTCTTGAAATGAAGAAGGAGGAAAGCATTGAGTTCAAGTTCACTTTGGGAGATTGGGCAAAGGAAGGAATGATTGAAAACGGCGATGGCGGAAATATTGTGCTGTCTCCAAAAACGGATACGAGTGTGGTATTCAGTGTAAAGTCGTGGCATCGACCAGAGCCTACCTCTACAGCAGTTGGAAATGTATTTCAGTGGAATGTGGCTGATCCCAAGGGCGAATTGGCGCCGCGAAAGCTTCACATCTATCTACCCAAGAATTATGAAAGAGATAGCACCGCTACGTACCCTGTGCTGTACATGATGGATGGCCAGAATTTGTTTGATGAACGCTTTAGCACCTCGATGGGAGAGTGGGGCATTGATGAGTATTTAGAGTCGGATACAGCAAGTAAGGTAATAGTGGTGGGCGTTGAAAATTCAGTAAATAGAATGGAGGAGTACATGGATTATGTGAAAGGAAAGCCGTTCAGAGAATGGCTGGCCCATTTCATTTTTCCCAAAGTTGATTCAGCTTTCCGAACTGACACCAACCGAAGATTTGTTGGAGGATCATCTGCCGGTGGGGCTTTAGCCTACATGATGAGAAGGGAATATGGTAGGAGCGGACGTAATCGAGTGGATGGCGTCTTGTGCTTTTCTCCTGCGCTTTATGTGAATACAGAGGAAGATCAGTACAGCATCTTTTTGGCAGATGAATTAGAAAGTAGGCCTTACCCACGCGTACCCATTTACTTTGACATTGGAGGGAAAGGGGTTGACCGTATTTTATTGGAGGGAACGGAGATGCTGAAAAAGCATTACCCAGAGAATAGTTCAGCGAGTCCGGTCTACAAGTATGTTGTAGACCTAAATGATGATCACAATGAAACCGCCTGGAGAAAACGATTTCCAGCCGCTCTAGAGTGGTTATTAGCGAATGATAGAAACTGA
- the tpx gene encoding thiol peroxidase, translated as MSTTAFKGAPVQLAGELPSVGSAAPDFIITDTDLQNRSLADFKGTNVVLNIFPSVDTGVCAASVRTFNKMAADLKDTKVVCVSKDLPFAHKRFCGAEGIENVISASDFRSNSFTTNYGVEMQDGPLAGLMARSIVVINKEGQVVHNEIVDDIVHEPNYDAAVSALK; from the coding sequence ATGAGTACAACTGCTTTTAAAGGAGCCCCAGTTCAACTGGCTGGAGAATTACCATCAGTAGGTTCTGCGGCACCAGATTTCATTATCACAGACACAGATTTGCAAAACCGTAGCTTGGCAGACTTCAAAGGAACCAATGTGGTTCTGAACATCTTCCCAAGTGTAGATACAGGAGTTTGTGCTGCATCGGTCCGCACTTTCAACAAAATGGCTGCTGACTTAAAAGACACAAAAGTAGTTTGTGTTTCTAAAGATCTTCCATTTGCTCACAAGCGCTTTTGTGGTGCCGAAGGAATTGAAAACGTTATCAGTGCGTCTGATTTTAGAAGCAACAGCTTCACGACCAATTACGGTGTTGAAATGCAAGATGGTCCGTTGGCCGGCTTAATGGCTCGTTCAATTGTTGTCATCAACAAAGAAGGTCAAGTTGTTCACAATGAGATTGTTGACGACATTGTTCACGAACCAAACTACGATGCAGCTGTAAGCGCATTAAAATAA
- a CDS encoding patatin-like phospholipase family protein encodes MSDVNDKKQVALVLGSGGARGLAHIGVIEELESRGYTISSIAGSSIGSVIGGVYAAGYLDEYKEWVLNLDRRRVFQLIDFTISSHGFIKGERVFNEMKQFVGEERIENLKIPFCAIAVDLEHQEEVVYDSGDLWQAIRASVAIPSVLTPVQHNNRVLVDGGVVNPLPVNRVSRIEDDIMVAVDLNALIDLEVVHEKSSADQNEIEQNKFMESIRQKIGDWWPWASNGDEGEEKSHIKKNYLGILNASFEMMQDQVATLAMKQNPPDVLVKIPRKCASTFDFYMGKQLIETGRQLTAKALDQFENK; translated from the coding sequence ATGTCTGACGTCAATGACAAAAAGCAAGTAGCACTCGTTCTAGGTAGTGGAGGCGCTCGTGGATTAGCCCACATTGGAGTGATTGAAGAACTTGAAAGCAGAGGGTATACGATCAGCTCCATTGCGGGAAGCAGTATTGGAAGCGTGATTGGTGGCGTTTATGCCGCTGGCTACTTGGACGAATACAAAGAGTGGGTACTCAATTTGGACAGAAGGCGGGTCTTCCAACTCATCGACTTCACCATTTCCTCTCACGGCTTTATTAAAGGTGAACGCGTGTTTAACGAAATGAAGCAATTTGTTGGAGAGGAGAGAATCGAAAACTTAAAAATCCCGTTTTGCGCCATTGCCGTCGACCTCGAGCATCAAGAAGAAGTCGTGTATGATTCCGGTGACCTTTGGCAAGCCATTCGAGCTTCTGTGGCCATTCCTTCCGTCCTTACCCCTGTACAGCACAACAACCGAGTATTGGTAGATGGTGGAGTGGTGAACCCCTTGCCTGTCAATCGTGTTTCTCGGATAGAAGACGACATCATGGTGGCAGTTGACCTTAATGCGCTCATCGATCTAGAGGTGGTCCACGAAAAATCTTCTGCAGATCAAAACGAAATCGAGCAGAATAAATTCATGGAGTCCATTCGACAGAAAATTGGCGACTGGTGGCCTTGGGCCAGTAACGGTGATGAGGGAGAAGAAAAGAGTCACATTAAGAAAAATTATCTGGGAATTTTAAATGCGTCTTTTGAGATGATGCAAGACCAAGTGGCTACCTTAGCCATGAAGCAAAACCCTCCAGATGTTCTGGTCAAGATTCCTAGAAAATGCGCGAGCACATTTGACTTTTACATGGGTAAACAGCTGATCGAAACAGGTCGACAATTAACGGCCAAAGCACTGGATCAATTCGAAAACAAATAA